Within the Natranaeroarchaeum sulfidigenes genome, the region GGAGAGCCAGCCAGCGGTCCAGTTATCGCGGCTGGACTGCTCGTGTTCGTCGCCGTCTTTGCCTCGGTCGTCTACGCCGGCTATCGGCTCGTGAAACTCGGCGCGTCAGCACTACGGAACTGACCTGACAGCGATCTTTTTACTCCTACCGCTCGCGTATCCGGTATGTGGAAACGGATCGCAGTCATCCTCGTGCTGGTCGTCGCGCTCGTCGGTGGCGGTGTCGTCCTCTACTTCTCGACGCCATACGAGGGGTCGGAGGCGTCTATCCAGTCCGTGCAGGACGACCCGCGCGTCGACGTCGAGACGGCCGATGGAGTCAGCGTGCTCTCCCCCGCCGACGGTGACTCCGAGATCGGCGTCGTTTTTTATCCGGGCGCACGGGTTGCGCCGAACGCGTACTACCGATCGCTCGCACCGCTCGTTACCGAGGCAAACGCCACGGTCTACATCGCCGAGATGCCGCTGAACGTCGCGCTGCTCGATGCCGACGCCGCGGACGATATTCGCGCAGACGAAGCCCAGATCGAGACGTGGATCGTCGGCGGCCACTCGCTTGGGGGTGTCGCGGCTTGCAGCTACGCCGCCGAGACGGACGTCGACGGGCTGCTCATGTTTGCCTCCTACTGCAACGACGACATCAGCGATCGTGATATCGCCGTCCTCAGTGTCACCGGAAGCGCGGATACCGTGCTCGACTGGGAGGACTATCGTGCCAGTAACGCGGATCTGCCACCTGCGACCACGAGCGAGCGGCTGCCGGACGTCAACCACACGCAGTTCGGCTCGTACCGCGGCCAGCGCGGCGATTCGATGTCTCCACTATCGTATGATGAAGCTCACGATAGACTCGCAGAAGTCCTCGTGCCCTGGATCGAGGCGCGTGTCATCGAGACACGGTTCTGCCGTGGCTGGTCGAAGCACAGTACGTATGACGGTAGACACTTATATCACCCACCGGTAAGCCCGGAGTAGATGGTCGACGCCGCGACGCTGGCAACGCTGGTTATTGCGTGTCTGGCGAGCCTCTTTATGGCCTGGGCGATCGGTGCCGGCTCGAGTGGTTCGACCCCGTTCGCACCCGCAGTCGGTGCCAACGCGGTATCCGTGATGCGGGCGGGCTTTTTCGTCGGCTTGCTCGGGTTTGCGGGTGCTGTCTTGCAGGGAGCAAACGTCTCCGAGGCGGTCGGTCGGGAGCTGATCGCCGGCGACGTGACGCTGTCCGCGACTGCGGCGACACTCGCGCTGATCATCGCCGCGACGCTCGTGGCAATCGGGGTTTTCACCGGCTACCCCATAGCGACGGCGTTTACCGTCACTGGGGCGGTCGTCGGCGTCGGACTGGCGATGGGCGGCGATCCGGCGTGGGCGAAGTACGTAGAAATTACCACGCTGTGGGTACTCACACCCTTTGTGGGCGGGGGAATCGCCTACGGAACCGCGAAACTCCTCCGGAACGAGTCGATATCGGAGCGATACGCCGTCTCCACACTCGCCGGACTGGTCGGACTGATTCTCGCGAACATCGAGTTCGTCGTGCTTGGCCCATCCGGCGAGGGTGCGACGCTTGCTGCGACGCTTGGCGAATACGTCCCCGGACCAGCGCTTGCCGGGTCGATCCTCGTCTCGTTCGTGCTGGCCCTTCTCGCCGCCGGGCTGTTGTTCCGCGAGATGGAGGAAAGCGCCGAACGGGGCGAGCGACGGTTCTTGCTGGTCATGGGTGGGTTGGTTGCCTTCTCGGCCGGCGGCAGTCAGGTGGGACTGGCAATCGGTCCACTGCTCCCACTACTGGAGCCACAGGGCATCTCGATCACAGCAATCCTCGTCGGCGGCGGAGTCGGGCTTCTTATCGGCTCGTGGACCGGCGCACCACGGATGATCAAGGCGATCGCCCAGGACTACTCCTCGCTCGGACCACGTCGATCGATCGCTGCGCTGATCCCCTCCTTTGCGATCGCACAGACCGCCGTGCTCTTCGGTATTCCAGTCTCGTTCAACGAGATCATCGTCAGTTCGATCATCGGGAGCGGCTACGCTGCCGGCGATGGCGGCGTCAGTCGGTCCAAGATGGCCTACACGGTGTTCGCCTGGGTTGCTTCGCTGGTTGGAGCGATCGTCATCGGTTTTGGCGCGTTCTCGGTGGTCGATCTCCTACTGTGAGCTACTCGTCGTTGTCTTTGTCCCCATCGTCATTGTGGGTCTCGGCTTTTAACTCCTCCAGACGAGCCTGTTTGATTCGTGTGTTCTCGACTTCCTCGACCGTGATTCGGATCCCATCGTACTCGATCTGCTCTCCTTCCTCGACGAGTCGCCCCGCACGGTTGAACACGAAGCCGGCGACGGTCTCGAACTCCTCCCCTTCAGGTAGATCGATCTCCAGCGCTTCGTTGACCTCGTGGATATTGACCTCGCCCTGAACGACTGCGCCCCTCTCGACGTACTCGATCGGTTCGTCTTCACCGCCTTCGAGAATCTCACCGACGATCTCTTCGACCATATCCTCCATCGTGATCAGGCCTTCCGTCGTCCCGAACTCGTCGATCACGATCACCATGTGCATTCGTTCCTCGCGCATCTCGGTCAGCAACTCATCGACGTTTTTCGATTCAGGAACGTGCAGGGTCGGGCTGATCAGATCTTCGAGGTCGAGATCGTTCAGGTCTGCCTCGCCGTAGTTGACGTCGCGGACGAGATCACGGATGTGGACGACACCGACGACATTGTCGAGGCTCCCCTCGTACACCGGTACGCGTGCGTGGCCGCTCTGGACGGCGGTCTGGATCGCCTCGTCGACATCCGCGTCGACCGGTACCGCTGTCATATCGAGTCGCGGCGTCATTACTTCCTTGGCGATCGACTTGTTGAACCGGAAGATCCGCTGGAGCATCTCGTGTTCTTCCTCCTTGATGACCCCCTCCCGTTCCCCGGTCTCGATCATCTCCTGAATCTCCGAACGAGTAACGTAGCCGGACTCGATGGCTGCCTGCCCGCCGGTGAGCCTGTTCACCTGCCGCGTGAGCACGTCGAACGTGACCACCAGGGGCAAGAGGAGATAACCGGAGAATTTGAGCGGCCGTGCGATCCGTAACGCCCACGACTCGGTGTTCTCGACCGCGTATGACTTCGGGGCGCTCTCGCCGAACAGCAAGACGACGGCAGTGATCCCGAACGTCGCGGCCGCGACCGCCGCCCCCTGACTGAGATACAGGGCCAGCAGGGCGGTCGCGATCGAGGACATCGCGATGTTGACTAGATTGTTCCCGACCAGAATGGTTACGAGTAGCCGGTGGGGGTCCTCCTTGAGCTGTTTGAGCGTCGAGGCACCACGTCGACCCTCATCGACCAACACGTCGGTCCGATACTCCGGAAGAGCGAACATTGCGATCTCCGAAGATGAGAAGAAGGCAGACAGACCCATCAGTATGACCAGCGTCGTGATACCGACGAGGGTGACCGTCGAGTCCGTGAACTCGACACCGAACAGGGAGAACGCGAGCACAGATGACTGGAGAATCGACGAAAGAGGGAACACCATGTTCGGATACGTTGACTGTCGGGTGAATTAACTCTTGTGCGCTGACCACGGTGATGCCGACGCCAGCGTTTTGCCTGCCGCGACCGAACCGCCCAGTATGAGCGACCCCTCGATTACCGTGTATCGATTACAGGCCTGTCCGTTCTGCGAGCGGGTGATCCGGACGCTTGACGACCTTGACCTCGACTACCGCTCCCGGTTCGTCGAGCCGATGCACTCCGACCGGAACGTGGTCAAACGGGTGAGCGGGAAGCGGTCGGTTCCTGCACTCGTCGACGAGCGAACGGGCGTCACGATGTCCGAGAGCGCCAACATCGTCGAGTATCTCGAAGGAATGTACGGGGGTGATACCTGATGGTCGATCTCGATTTCGACGTCGTCCAGTTGCCAGACCGCGAGCACGTCGAAACGGGTGAGACCGCACCGGATTTCACGCGCCCGCTCGTGAACGACGAGTTCTGGGAGGACCGGTCGCTCTCGGAGCTGACTGACGGGGGACCGGTCCTCCTCGTCTTCTACCCGATGGACGGCGCGTTCCCCGCGACCTACATCTGGAAAGAGCTTCGAGACCGGGCGTGGGACGAGACTTACGACGTGCGGATCGTCGGCTGTTCGATCTCCGACCCGTACGCCCACAGGCGGCTGATCGAGGAGCGTGGGATCGACTACGAGCTGTTCAGCGATCCGAACAATACCGTCGCCGTCGAGTACGGCGTCCCGCACGATCTGGACGGGATGACAGGTGTCTCCGAGCCTCGCCCTGCGGTCTTTCTGCTCGACGAGGAGCGGGTTGTCGAGTACGCGTGGGTCGCCGGGAAGTGGCCCGAGTTCCCCGACTACGACGAGGTCGAATCGGCGCTCGGCGAGCTGTAGAGAGTTGCGTCGCGAGTTGCGGGCAAACAGGCGACACGTCGAGGACACGACGCGGCGTGTCGCACAGCCGCGCAGACCGCCGTCGTGTTGTCGTAGCTAGAGCACAGCGACTCTGGCCGCCCGATCACATATAAACGCTCGGCCCTCAGAACTGCTCTTCGAGCGCGTCGGCGATCGCTGGGGCGGCGCTGACCGCGCTATGGGGGCGCTCGATCGTATCAGTGCCGTAGATCGCGTCGACCCCGGCACGCGAGAGCTTCGTCACGGCGTTTTCGGCGAGCAGAGGGTGGACGCAGGTGACGAACACCCGGTTCGCGCCACGCTCGTGAAGGATCTCAACGGCTTCGCTCATCGTGGAACCGGTGGCAATTATATCGTCGACGACCACCACGTCCCGCCCCTCGACACTCGCATCGCTCGGCGAGATTTCGACCTCGGTCCCCGAATGCCGGGTCTTCTCGAAGTAATCGATTGCCCCCGTTCCGGCGGTCTCCTGTACCGTCTCGGCGAGGTCGATCGCACCGGCGTCGGGCGAGAGAAAGAGCGGATCAGCGAGATCATCGGGGAGCGGTTCGGCCAGTCGTCCTGCCGCGCTGACCGAGGTAGCAGTCGGCTCGAAGAAGTCACAGACGTCTTCCTCGTGTGGGTCGATCGTCAGCACTCGGTCGGCACCAGTGCTGATCGCGCGGGCGACAGCGCGGGCGGAGACAGGTTCGCCCGGATTGAACGCTCGATCCTGCCGTGCGTAGCCCATGTACGGGAGGACAGTAACGACGTCGTCGAACCCGGCTTCACGGGCGGCGTCCTGCAACTGGAGGAGTTCGAGGTGTGCGTCGCTGGTCGGCGTCGAGGCCACGACGATCGCGCGGTCGGTACTGGTCGGTGTC harbors:
- a CDS encoding redoxin domain-containing protein — translated: MVDLDFDVVQLPDREHVETGETAPDFTRPLVNDEFWEDRSLSELTDGGPVLLVFYPMDGAFPATYIWKELRDRAWDETYDVRIVGCSISDPYAHRRLIEERGIDYELFSDPNNTVAVEYGVPHDLDGMTGVSEPRPAVFLLDEERVVEYAWVAGKWPEFPDYDEVESALGEL
- a CDS encoding inorganic phosphate transporter, producing MVDAATLATLVIACLASLFMAWAIGAGSSGSTPFAPAVGANAVSVMRAGFFVGLLGFAGAVLQGANVSEAVGRELIAGDVTLSATAATLALIIAATLVAIGVFTGYPIATAFTVTGAVVGVGLAMGGDPAWAKYVEITTLWVLTPFVGGGIAYGTAKLLRNESISERYAVSTLAGLVGLILANIEFVVLGPSGEGATLAATLGEYVPGPALAGSILVSFVLALLAAGLLFREMEESAERGERRFLLVMGGLVAFSAGGSQVGLAIGPLLPLLEPQGISITAILVGGGVGLLIGSWTGAPRMIKAIAQDYSSLGPRRSIAALIPSFAIAQTAVLFGIPVSFNEIIVSSIIGSGYAAGDGGVSRSKMAYTVFAWVASLVGAIVIGFGAFSVVDLLL
- a CDS encoding hemolysin family protein is translated as MVFPLSSILQSSVLAFSLFGVEFTDSTVTLVGITTLVILMGLSAFFSSSEIAMFALPEYRTDVLVDEGRRGASTLKQLKEDPHRLLVTILVGNNLVNIAMSSIATALLALYLSQGAAVAAATFGITAVVLLFGESAPKSYAVENTESWALRIARPLKFSGYLLLPLVVTFDVLTRQVNRLTGGQAAIESGYVTRSEIQEMIETGEREGVIKEEEHEMLQRIFRFNKSIAKEVMTPRLDMTAVPVDADVDEAIQTAVQSGHARVPVYEGSLDNVVGVVHIRDLVRDVNYGEADLNDLDLEDLISPTLHVPESKNVDELLTEMREERMHMVIVIDEFGTTEGLITMEDMVEEIVGEILEGGEDEPIEYVERGAVVQGEVNIHEVNEALEIDLPEGEEFETVAGFVFNRAGRLVEEGEQIEYDGIRITVEEVENTRIKQARLEELKAETHNDDGDKDNDE
- a CDS encoding ribose-phosphate diphosphokinase, with protein sequence MILSGRHSQSLAAELAELLDELLAPVAFDRFPDGEVMASIGDVTPTSTDRAIVVASTPTSDAHLELLQLQDAAREAGFDDVVTVLPYMGYARQDRAFNPGEPVSARAVARAISTGADRVLTIDPHEEDVCDFFEPTATSVSAAGRLAEPLPDDLADPLFLSPDAGAIDLAETVQETAGTGAIDYFEKTRHSGTEVEISPSDASVEGRDVVVVDDIIATGSTMSEAVEILHERGANRVFVTCVHPLLAENAVTKLSRAGVDAIYGTDTIERPHSAVSAAPAIADALEEQF
- a CDS encoding glutathione S-transferase N-terminal domain-containing protein encodes the protein MSDPSITVYRLQACPFCERVIRTLDDLDLDYRSRFVEPMHSDRNVVKRVSGKRSVPALVDERTGVTMSESANIVEYLEGMYGGDT
- a CDS encoding alpha/beta hydrolase yields the protein MWKRIAVILVLVVALVGGGVVLYFSTPYEGSEASIQSVQDDPRVDVETADGVSVLSPADGDSEIGVVFYPGARVAPNAYYRSLAPLVTEANATVYIAEMPLNVALLDADAADDIRADEAQIETWIVGGHSLGGVAACSYAAETDVDGLLMFASYCNDDISDRDIAVLSVTGSADTVLDWEDYRASNADLPPATTSERLPDVNHTQFGSYRGQRGDSMSPLSYDEAHDRLAEVLVPWIEARVIETRFCRGWSKHSTYDGRHLYHPPVSPE